From the Tateyamaria omphalii genome, one window contains:
- a CDS encoding heme/hemin ABC transporter substrate-binding protein yields the protein MDRRAFIALSLALAATHPTRALAASDAQDVIALGGDVTEIIYALDQQHRLLARDATSTFPPQAQALPDVGYMRRLSAEGVLSFAPSLILSAEGAGPPEVIDLLRAASVDYVEVPEGYDATAISAKIEAVGAALDVTDKAKVLAEQTATALEMALARAKQTTGPRKRVMFILSTQGGRVMASGTDTGADGIIGMAGGTNAISQFEGYKPLSDEAASAAAPDVILMMDRSGDHASTDDELFSLPALQATPAAQNRAVVRMDGLFLLGFGPRTAGAVTALNRALYPPEPWHWPITCRTAASHGRGYSMSGWRWP from the coding sequence ATGGACCGCCGCGCGTTCATCGCCCTGTCGCTGGCCCTCGCCGCGACGCACCCCACCCGTGCCCTTGCCGCCAGCGATGCCCAGGATGTCATTGCCCTCGGCGGCGACGTGACCGAGATCATCTATGCGCTCGACCAACAGCATCGCCTGCTTGCGCGCGACGCTACATCCACGTTCCCACCGCAGGCACAGGCCCTGCCGGATGTCGGCTACATGCGCCGTCTGTCGGCCGAAGGCGTCCTGTCCTTCGCCCCTTCCCTCATCCTCTCCGCCGAGGGCGCTGGCCCACCCGAAGTCATCGACCTCCTCAGGGCCGCTTCCGTCGATTATGTCGAGGTGCCCGAGGGGTATGACGCGACTGCCATCTCAGCCAAGATCGAGGCTGTTGGCGCCGCGCTCGACGTGACGGACAAGGCGAAGGTGCTGGCCGAGCAAACCGCCACAGCCCTTGAAATGGCCCTTGCACGCGCCAAGCAAACGACCGGCCCCCGCAAGCGCGTCATGTTCATCCTGTCGACCCAAGGGGGCCGCGTCATGGCCTCCGGCACCGACACGGGGGCCGACGGCATCATCGGCATGGCGGGCGGCACCAACGCCATTTCGCAGTTCGAGGGGTACAAGCCGCTGTCGGACGAGGCCGCAAGCGCCGCCGCCCCCGATGTGATCCTGATGATGGACCGCAGCGGCGATCACGCCTCCACAGACGACGAGTTGTTCAGCCTCCCCGCCCTGCAAGCAACACCGGCGGCGCAAAACCGCGCGGTCGTGCGCATGGACGGCCTATTCCTCCTCGGCTTCGGCCCGCGCACGGCGGGGGCGGTCACCGCGCTCAACCGCGCACTCTACCCGCCTGAGCCATGGCACTGGCCGATCACCTGCCGCACAGCCGCGTCGCACGGGCGCGGATACTCCATGTCTGGCTGGCGCTGGCCCTGA
- a CDS encoding FecCD family ABC transporter permease: MALADHLPHSRVARARILHVWLALALILVSLFSLTVGATNVTLGPALWKITTGEALTRMEAIVLWDIRMPRLILGLLVGAALAVGGAVMQGLFRNPLADPGLVGVSAGAGLGAISAIVLAGLAPLWLSRIAGDQLVPIAAFLGGWASTILLYRVSTRRGRTSVATMLLAGIALGALAGALSGILVYLSDDRQLRDLTFWGLGSLGGASWAKVVAAGPIIALALIAACTLGRGLNGLALGEATAAHIGLHVQRVKGLAILTVAAATGAAVAVSGGIGFIGIVVPHLLRLCSGPDHRPLLINAALLGALLLVLADVIARVIIAPAELPIGIVTAVLGAPVFLWILLRQRGMVDL, from the coding sequence ATGGCACTGGCCGATCACCTGCCGCACAGCCGCGTCGCACGGGCGCGGATACTCCATGTCTGGCTGGCGCTGGCCCTGATCCTGGTCAGCCTGTTCAGCCTCACCGTTGGCGCCACCAACGTCACGCTCGGCCCGGCCCTGTGGAAAATCACCACCGGCGAGGCGCTCACCCGGATGGAAGCCATCGTGCTGTGGGACATCCGCATGCCCCGCCTGATCCTCGGCCTGTTGGTGGGGGCGGCCCTCGCGGTCGGTGGCGCGGTTATGCAGGGCCTCTTCCGCAACCCGCTCGCCGACCCCGGCCTCGTCGGTGTCAGCGCGGGCGCGGGCCTTGGTGCCATCTCGGCCATCGTGCTGGCTGGTCTCGCGCCCCTGTGGCTCTCGCGCATCGCCGGCGACCAGCTTGTTCCCATCGCCGCCTTCTTGGGCGGTTGGGCCAGCACGATCCTCCTATACCGCGTCTCGACCCGGCGCGGGCGCACCTCTGTCGCCACGATGCTGCTGGCGGGCATCGCCCTTGGCGCGCTCGCGGGCGCGCTGTCGGGCATCCTCGTCTACCTGTCGGACGACCGCCAGCTGCGCGACCTCACCTTCTGGGGCCTCGGCTCGCTCGGCGGCGCAAGCTGGGCCAAGGTCGTGGCCGCAGGCCCCATCATCGCCCTCGCCCTCATCGCTGCCTGCACACTGGGGCGCGGGCTGAACGGTCTGGCACTGGGCGAGGCAACGGCAGCGCATATCGGGCTCCACGTCCAACGGGTCAAAGGGCTGGCGATCCTCACTGTCGCCGCCGCAACAGGCGCGGCAGTCGCCGTCTCTGGCGGCATCGGCTTTATCGGCATCGTCGTGCCCCACCTCCTGCGGCTCTGCTCCGGCCCCGACCACCGCCCACTCCTGATCAACGCGGCCCTCCTCGGCGCACTCCTGCTGGTCCTCGCGGATGTCATCGCGCGCGTCATCATCGCCCCTGCTGAACTGCCCATCGGCATCGTCACGGCCGTGCTCGGTGCGCCAGTATTCCTGTGGATCCTGCTGCGCCAGCGCGGGATGGTGGACCTGTGA
- a CDS encoding heme ABC transporter ATP-binding protein produces the protein MTLAIRNLTVGYGRKTVIQDLDADAVPGALTAIVGPNGSGKSTLIKAISGDLTFDGHITLNGTDVATAQPWHLAGLRGVLPQASTLAFPFHAIEVVRIGLSAGPDADHEHRAEAALARVGLAGYANRYYQELSGGEQQRVQLARVLAQVWSPGTADGPRWLMLDEPVSNLDIAHQLQVMTIARNFARAGGGVVAVMHDLNLTALFADHVLVMAEGQLLAAGHPIDVMTDEVLSHAYGCHLRVNTAPPDAVPYILPHCAAPHAAE, from the coding sequence GTGACGCTGGCCATCCGAAACCTGACGGTTGGCTACGGCCGCAAGACGGTGATCCAAGACCTCGACGCCGACGCGGTCCCCGGAGCGCTGACCGCCATCGTCGGCCCCAACGGCTCCGGCAAATCGACCCTGATCAAGGCGATTTCGGGCGACCTGACATTCGACGGCCACATCACACTCAACGGCACAGACGTCGCAACCGCCCAACCTTGGCACCTGGCGGGCTTGCGCGGTGTGCTGCCCCAAGCCTCAACGCTCGCCTTCCCCTTTCACGCCATCGAAGTGGTGCGCATCGGGCTCAGCGCAGGCCCCGACGCCGACCACGAACATCGGGCCGAAGCGGCCCTCGCCCGCGTCGGGCTCGCGGGTTATGCCAACCGCTATTACCAGGAACTGTCGGGGGGCGAACAACAGCGCGTGCAGCTGGCCCGCGTGCTGGCGCAGGTCTGGTCGCCGGGTACGGCGGACGGCCCGCGCTGGCTGATGCTGGATGAACCGGTCTCCAACCTCGACATCGCGCACCAGCTTCAGGTGATGACCATCGCGCGCAACTTTGCAAGGGCGGGCGGCGGCGTGGTGGCGGTAATGCACGATCTGAACCTGACCGCCCTCTTTGCAGATCACGTGCTGGTCATGGCAGAGGGGCAGCTTCTGGCGGCGGGGCACCCTATAGACGTGATGACGGACGAGGTGCTGTCACACGCTTATGGCTGCCACCTCAGGGTGAACACCGCACCACCGGATGCCGTACCCTATATCCTGCCGCACTGCGCCGCACCGCACGCCGCAGAATAG